A window of the Capricornis sumatraensis isolate serow.1 chromosome 9, serow.2, whole genome shotgun sequence genome harbors these coding sequences:
- the LOC138085460 gene encoding protocadherin beta-14, translating to MEIRGALVLRKRQVLFLFVLLGLSQARSESVPYSVAEETEIGSLVANLARDLGLGVEELSSREARVVCDDNEKHLHLDLLTGDLLINDKLDREEMCGSTEPCVMHFQMVLENPLQFFQAELHIKDINDHSPTFLDNEIVIKISESTTIGTTFLMESAQDLDVGSNSLQNYTVSPNSHFYIKIQDSDDGKIYPELVLHRALDHEQEPELRLTLVALDGGNPPRSGTTLVLIKVLDINDNAPEFPQRLYEVQVPENAPVGSWIITVSAKDLDAGNYGKILYTFFHASEDIRKTFEINPISAEVHLRSQLDFEVVQSYTINIQATDGGGLSEECTLLVKVIDTNDNPPEVIISSITKIIPENAAETLVALFSVRDQDSGENGRIICSIQDDLPFFLKPTFKNFFTLVSDKALDREERAEYNITISVTDMGTPRLKTEHNITVLVSDVNDNAPAFTQTSYTLWVRENNSPALHIGSVSATDTDAGANAQVTYSLLPSSDSPVPLASLVSINPDNGHLFALTSLDYEALRAFEFHVGATDRGSPALSSQALVRVLVADANDNAPFVLYPLQNASAPCTELVPRAAEPGYLVTKVVAVDGDAGQNAWLSYQLLKATEPGLFGVWAHNGEVRTARLLSERDAPKQRLVVLVKDNGEPPLSASVTLHVLLVDGFSQPYLPPPEAEAAAAAPADPLTVYLVVALASVSSLFLFSVLVFVAVRLCRRGGAGSAGRCPVPEGHFPGHLVDVSGTGTLSQSYQYEVCLMGGPGTNEFKFLKPIIPDLPVQDPGRHIGENENFRNSFGLNLQ from the coding sequence ATGGAGATCAGAGGGGCACTCGTTCTGCGGAAAAGGCAAGTcctgtttctctttgttttactGGGATTGTCTCAGGCGCGTTCTGAGTCTGTGCCCTATTCTgtggcagaggaaacagaaatcgGTTCTTTGGTGGCTAATCTGGCAAGGGATCTGGGGCTTGGTGTGGAGGAGCTCTCTTCACGGGAGGCTCGGGTAGTATGTGATGATAATGAAAAGCATTTGCACCTCGATTTGCTGACTGGGGATTTGCTGATAAATGATAAACTGGACCGGGAAGAGATGTGTGGCTCCACGGAGCCCTGTGTGATGCATTTTCAGATGGTATTGGAAAACCCTTTACAGTTTTTTCAGGCTGAGCTGCACATCAAAGATATAAATGATCACTCCCCTACATTTCTTGACAATgaaatagttattaaaatatcagaaagtaCCACTATTGGAACTACATTCCTAATGGAGAGTGCCCAAGATTTGGATGTAGGAAGCAACAGTCTTCAAAACTACACAGTTAGCCCAAATTCTCACTTCTACATTAAAATTCAAGACAGCGacgatggaaagatatacccagaaCTGGTCCTGCACAGAGCGTTAGATCATGAGCAGGAGCCTGAGCTCAGATTAACACTTGTAGCACTTGATGGTGGAAACCCGCCCAGGTCTGGGACAACTTTGGTCCTCATCAAGGTCTTAGACATCAACGACAACGCCCCGGAATTTCCGCAGAGGCTCTATGAGGTACAGGTCCCGGAAAACGCACCGGTTGGCTCTTGGATTATCACCGTCTCTGCTAAGGATCTGGATGCAGGAAATTATGGGAAAATACTTTATACGTTTTTTCATGCATCAGAAGATATTCGTAAAACATTTGAAATCAATCCAATATCTGCAGAAGTTCATTTGAGATCACAACTGGATTTTGAAGTAGTACAATCCTACACTATAAATATTCAGGCAACAGACGGTGGGGGTCTTTCCGAAGAATGCACTCTTTTGGTGAAAGTAATAGATACAAATGACAATCCACCGGAAGTGATCATCTCATCAATCACAAAGATAATTCCAGAGAACGCCGCAGAGACCCTTGTGGCTCTTTTTAGTGTCCGAGACCAAGACTCTGGAGAAAATGGAAGGATTATTTGCTCTATCCAAGATGACCTCCCATTTTTTCTGAAACCTACCTTCAAGAACTTTTTCACCCTAGTTTCAGATAAAGCACTGGACAGAGAGGAAAGAGCAGAGTACAACATCACCATCTCGGTCACTGACATGGGAACTCCCAGACTGAAAACCGAGCACAACATAACCGTGCTGGTGTCCGACGTCAACGACAACGCCCCCGCCTTCACCCAGACCTCCTACACCCTGTGGGTCCGCGAGAACAACAGCCCCGCCCTGCACATCGGCAGCGTCAGCGCCACAGACACAGACGCGGGCGCCAACGCCCAGGTCACCTACTCGCTGCTGCCGTCCTCCGACTCGCCCGTGCCCCTCGCCTCCCTCGTGTCCATCAACCCCGACAACGGCCACCTCTTCGCCCTCACGTCCCTGGACTACGAAGCCCTGCGAGCCTTCGAGTTCCACGTGGGCGCCACCGACCGCGGCTCGCCGGCACTCAGCAGCCAGGCGCTGGTGCGCGTGCTCGTGGCGGACGCCAACGATAACGCGCCCTTCGTGCTCTACCCGCTGCAGAACGCCTCGGCGCCCTGCACCGAGCTGGTGCCCAGGGCGGCCGAGCCGGGCTACCTGGTGACCAAGGTGGTGGCGGTGGACGGCGACGCGGGCCAGAACGCCTGGCTGTCGTACCAGCTGCTCAAGGCCACGGAGCCCGGGCTGTTCGGCGTGTGGGCGCACAACGGCGAGGTGCGCACGGCGCGGCTGCTGAGCGAGCGCGACGCGCCCAAGCAGCGGCTGGTGGTGCTGGTCAAGGACAACGGCGAGCCGCCGCTGTCGGCCAGCGTCACGCTGCACGTGCTGCTGGTGGACGGCTTCTCGCAGCCCTACCTGCCGCCCCCGGAAGCGGAAGCGGCGGCCGCGGCGCCGGCCGACCCGCTCACCGTCTACCTGGTGGTGGCCTTGGCGTCGGTGTCGTCGCTCTTCCTCTTCTCGGTGCTGGTGTTCGTGGCGGTGCGGCTGtgcaggaggggcggggcgggctcGGCGGGTCGCTGCCCGGTGCCCGAGGGCCACTTCCCGGGCCACCTGGTGGACGTCAGCGGCACGGGGACCCTGTCGCAGAGCTACCAGTACGAGGTGTGTCTGATGGGAGGTCCTGGGACGAATGAATTTAAATTTCTGAAGCCGATTATCCCTGATCTTCCAGTCCAAGACCCCGGTAGGCATATAGGGGAAAATGAGAACTTTAGAAATAGCTTTGGACTCAACCttcagtaa